A window from Mycolicibacterium tokaiense encodes these proteins:
- a CDS encoding sugar-binding transcriptional regulator, translating to MANRRASGARVAVPADPKPEDLRLALRAATMYYLDGLTQAEIAQRLGVSRPTAGRLVARAKTRGLVRIDIVVPSDLRDDLHAEEERALEERFGLVEAVVAGHGVDLGSPGRPETFASVGRAAAALLTRRLAPEDTLGFTWGPENVAMAQALPTGVASCRAVVQLDGSMSTAVYQTGTEYILSRCAEVLHADTYRLPAPLYADPATVDSIRNDSGMSRTLEAGRCARVMIFGIGAVSTSTTLFEGNFLDTGMLDELESLGAVGEIGGRFFDADGQAIDSELQRRAVSVPLEDIKACPATILVSSGATKYQATLGALRGGLARFLVCDIDCARWLLEQ from the coding sequence GTGGCCAACCGCAGAGCGTCCGGCGCTCGGGTAGCCGTGCCTGCGGACCCGAAACCGGAGGACCTGCGACTGGCGCTGCGGGCGGCCACCATGTACTACCTGGACGGGCTGACGCAGGCCGAGATCGCGCAGCGGCTGGGCGTCTCCCGCCCCACGGCCGGTCGGCTGGTGGCCCGCGCCAAGACCCGTGGCCTGGTGCGCATCGACATCGTGGTGCCCAGCGATCTGCGTGACGACCTGCACGCCGAAGAGGAGCGTGCGCTCGAGGAGCGCTTCGGTCTGGTCGAGGCCGTGGTCGCCGGCCACGGAGTCGACCTCGGCTCGCCCGGCCGCCCGGAGACCTTTGCCAGCGTGGGACGCGCAGCGGCTGCCCTCCTGACGCGGCGACTCGCGCCGGAGGACACTCTCGGATTCACCTGGGGACCGGAGAATGTCGCGATGGCACAGGCGCTGCCCACCGGGGTGGCCAGCTGCCGGGCGGTGGTCCAGCTGGACGGATCGATGAGCACCGCGGTGTATCAGACGGGTACCGAATACATCCTGAGCCGCTGCGCCGAGGTGCTGCACGCCGACACCTACCGGCTGCCCGCGCCCCTGTACGCCGACCCGGCGACCGTCGACTCGATCCGCAACGACTCGGGGATGTCGCGCACGCTGGAAGCCGGCCGCTGCGCCCGGGTGATGATCTTCGGCATCGGTGCGGTGTCCACGTCGACCACCCTGTTCGAAGGCAACTTCCTGGACACCGGAATGCTGGACGAACTGGAATCCCTCGGCGCGGTCGGCGAGATCGGCGGGCGGTTCTTCGATGCCGACGGCCAGGCGATCGACAGTGAACTGCAGCGCCGCGCGGTATCGGTGCCGCTGGAGGACATCAAGGCGTGCCCGGCCACCATCCTGGTGTCCAGTGGCGCCACCAAATATCAAGCCACCCTGGGTGCCCTTCGGGGCGGACTGGCCCGATTCCTGGTTTGTGACATCGACTGCGCCCGTTGGCTTCTGGAGCAGTGA
- a CDS encoding ABC transporter substrate-binding protein, whose product MRFKVKAQRRALHRLAACISAVALTFVAGCSGAGSLGASDNEVTIALVSNSQMTDAQELSSRFEAENPGTKLKFITLSENQARAKITMSTAMGGSEFDVVMISNFETPQWARDGWLLNLSDYARETPGYDEGDFISSLRDSLSYEGNMYAVPFYGESSFLMYRKDLFEQAGIQVNQSADYQPTWQEVREWARQLKTDDRAGICLRGKPGWGEVLAPLDTVINTFGGRWFDENWNAQLNSPEVKEAVNFYVDTLRESGELGAASTGFQECANLFGQGQTAMWYDATSAVSVLEDPNSYPELQGKIGYLPAPIVEKPNSGWLYTWALGIPKAAKNPDGAWKFISWMTSKDYMKLVGEELGWARVPPGSRTSTYTELPEYEAISQSYGPLTLRSIEGATPNQPTVDPVPYTGVQFVGIPEFQDLGTRVSQQISAAIAGQKSVDDALEQAQVYAEVVGKTYQEN is encoded by the coding sequence ATGAGGTTCAAGGTGAAAGCACAACGACGAGCGCTGCACCGGCTGGCGGCATGCATTTCCGCGGTGGCCTTGACGTTCGTGGCAGGCTGCTCTGGTGCGGGCAGCCTGGGCGCCTCCGACAACGAGGTGACCATCGCCTTGGTGTCGAACTCGCAGATGACCGACGCCCAGGAGCTGTCGTCACGCTTCGAGGCCGAGAACCCGGGCACCAAGCTGAAGTTCATCACCCTCTCGGAGAACCAGGCCCGCGCCAAGATCACCATGTCGACAGCCATGGGCGGCAGCGAATTCGATGTGGTGATGATCAGCAACTTCGAGACCCCGCAGTGGGCCAGGGACGGCTGGCTGCTCAATCTCTCCGACTACGCCCGCGAGACTCCGGGATACGACGAGGGCGACTTCATCTCCTCGCTGCGCGACTCGCTGTCCTACGAAGGCAACATGTACGCCGTCCCGTTCTACGGGGAGTCGTCGTTCCTGATGTACCGCAAGGACCTGTTCGAGCAGGCCGGTATCCAGGTCAACCAGAGTGCCGACTACCAGCCGACCTGGCAGGAGGTCCGCGAGTGGGCCCGCCAGCTCAAGACCGATGACCGGGCCGGGATCTGCCTGCGCGGCAAGCCGGGCTGGGGCGAGGTGCTGGCTCCGCTGGACACCGTCATCAACACCTTCGGCGGACGCTGGTTCGACGAGAACTGGAACGCACAGCTCAACAGCCCGGAGGTCAAGGAGGCGGTCAACTTCTACGTGGACACCCTGCGCGAATCCGGTGAACTGGGCGCCGCCTCCACCGGCTTCCAGGAGTGCGCCAACCTGTTCGGCCAGGGGCAGACGGCCATGTGGTACGACGCCACCTCCGCGGTGTCGGTGCTCGAAGACCCCAACTCCTACCCCGAACTACAGGGCAAGATCGGCTACCTGCCCGCACCCATCGTCGAGAAGCCCAACTCGGGCTGGCTCTACACCTGGGCCCTGGGCATTCCCAAAGCGGCCAAGAACCCCGACGGTGCCTGGAAGTTCATCTCCTGGATGACCAGCAAGGACTACATGAAGCTGGTGGGCGAGGAGCTGGGTTGGGCCCGGGTGCCACCCGGCAGCCGCACCTCCACCTACACCGAACTGCCGGAGTACGAGGCCATCTCGCAGTCCTACGGGCCGCTGACCCTGCGCTCCATCGAGGGTGCGACCCCGAACCAGCCCACCGTTGATCCGGTGCCCTACACCGGGGTTCAGTTCGTCGGCATCCCGGAGTTCCAGGACCTCGGTACCCGGGTCAGCCAGCAGATCAGTGCCGCCATCGCCGGACAGAAGTCCGTCGACGACGCACTGGAGCAAGCCCAGGTGTACGCCGAAGTGGTCGGCAAGACCTACCAGGAGAACTGA
- a CDS encoding carbohydrate ABC transporter permease, giving the protein MTVTADTAAGSDQAERVRKIRENQDFGVSKAEGWRRRGPLLPALIFMIVVTQIPFLFTLYYSTLSWNLVRPGSREFVGLNNYIAVVQDSQFWSVAGNTVILIVVVVLVSAFFGLLLALLLDRAFLGRGIVRTLLITPFLVTPVAAALIWKTTILDPTNGILNWVLSLVGVGPVDWIGQFPLTMVMVELIWQWTPFMMLLILAGLQSMPRDILEASGVDGATAFQSFRELTLPHLRRFIELGVVLGAIYLINTFDAIYMMTQGGPGIASANLPFYIYQRAFLGFDMGQAAAMGVVVVIFTIVIANFALRLIFKSFSGKEEAA; this is encoded by the coding sequence ATGACCGTCACCGCTGACACCGCCGCCGGCAGCGACCAGGCCGAGCGGGTACGAAAGATCAGAGAGAACCAGGACTTCGGCGTCTCGAAGGCCGAAGGCTGGCGCCGGCGCGGGCCGCTGCTACCCGCGCTGATCTTCATGATCGTGGTCACCCAGATCCCGTTCCTGTTCACGCTCTACTACTCCACCCTGTCCTGGAACCTGGTGCGGCCCGGGTCGCGGGAGTTCGTCGGGCTGAACAACTACATCGCCGTGGTGCAGGACAGCCAGTTCTGGTCGGTGGCCGGCAACACCGTCATCCTGATCGTCGTGGTGGTGCTGGTCTCGGCGTTCTTCGGCCTGCTGCTGGCCCTGCTGCTGGACCGGGCGTTCCTCGGGCGCGGCATCGTGCGAACGCTGCTCATCACCCCGTTCCTGGTGACACCGGTTGCGGCGGCGCTGATCTGGAAGACCACCATCCTGGATCCCACCAACGGCATCCTCAACTGGGTGCTGTCGCTGGTGGGAGTGGGCCCGGTGGACTGGATTGGCCAGTTCCCGCTCACCATGGTGATGGTGGAACTGATCTGGCAGTGGACACCGTTCATGATGCTGCTGATCCTGGCCGGCCTGCAGTCCATGCCGCGCGACATCCTCGAGGCCAGCGGGGTCGACGGGGCCACCGCATTCCAGTCGTTCCGTGAACTGACCCTGCCGCACCTGCGGCGGTTCATCGAACTGGGTGTGGTGCTGGGCGCCATCTACCTGATCAACACCTTCGACGCCATCTACATGATGACCCAGGGCGGACCGGGTATCGCGAGTGCCAACCTGCCGTTCTACATCTACCAGCGCGCGTTCCTGGGCTTCGATATGGGCCAGGCGGCGGCCATGGGTGTGGTGGTGGTGATCTTCACGATCGTCATCGCGAACTTCGCGTTGCGACTGATTTTCAAATCGTTCTCCGGCAAGGAAGAGGCGGCGTAG
- a CDS encoding carbohydrate ABC transporter permease produces the protein MTATIEQDTAASQPTVAPKKKSRKLSPWGVVAWLVGLGFFFPVFWMVLTSFKQEGDAATSPPKLFFTPTLDQYGAVFSQGIGPAMLNSLFATGLSTILVLLLGTPAAFALSLRPVRKTQDALFFFMSTKMLPIVAVILPLYVIVSNVGLLDNIWALVILYTAMNLPIAVWMMRSFFLEVPAELLEAASLDGASLWRSVREVILPLVSPGIAATALICVIFAWNEFFFAVNLTAVNASTMPVYLVGFIAGEGQYWAVLSAAATMSALPVILCGWFAQNKLVRGLSFGAIK, from the coding sequence ATGACTGCCACGATCGAACAAGACACGGCGGCATCACAGCCCACCGTCGCTCCGAAGAAGAAGAGCCGTAAGCTCAGTCCATGGGGCGTGGTCGCCTGGCTGGTGGGCCTGGGCTTCTTCTTCCCGGTGTTCTGGATGGTGCTGACGTCCTTCAAACAGGAAGGCGACGCGGCCACCAGCCCGCCGAAGCTCTTCTTCACCCCAACGCTGGATCAGTACGGTGCGGTGTTCAGCCAGGGCATCGGCCCGGCCATGCTGAATTCGCTGTTCGCCACCGGTCTTTCGACCATCCTGGTGTTGCTGCTGGGCACCCCCGCGGCTTTCGCCTTGTCCCTGCGGCCGGTGCGCAAGACCCAGGACGCGCTGTTCTTCTTCATGAGCACCAAGATGTTGCCCATCGTGGCGGTGATCCTGCCGCTGTACGTGATCGTCTCCAATGTCGGTCTCCTGGACAACATCTGGGCCCTGGTGATCCTGTACACGGCGATGAACCTGCCCATCGCGGTGTGGATGATGCGGTCCTTCTTCCTGGAGGTGCCCGCAGAACTGCTCGAGGCTGCGAGCCTCGACGGCGCGAGCCTGTGGCGCTCGGTGCGGGAGGTGATCCTGCCGCTGGTGTCACCCGGTATCGCGGCGACCGCGCTGATCTGCGTGATCTTCGCCTGGAACGAATTCTTCTTCGCGGTCAACCTGACCGCGGTGAATGCCTCGACCATGCCCGTGTACCTCGTCGGCTTCATCGCCGGTGAGGGCCAGTACTGGGCCGTGCTGTCCGCGGCCGCCACCATGTCCGCCCTGCCCGTGATCCTCTGCGGGTGGTTTGCCCAGAACAAACTCGTCCGCGGCCTGTCCTTCGGCGCCATCAAATAG
- a CDS encoding ABC transporter ATP-binding protein, with protein MASIAYKNATCIYEGSDKLAVDSLNLDINDGEFVVLVGPSGSGKSTALRMLAGLEEIDEGTIEIGGKNMVGVPSKDRDIAMVFQNYALYPNKTVAENMGFALKLRGVSADERRRKVEEAAKLLDLSEFLDRKPAKLSGGQRQRVAMGRAIVREPQVFCMDEPLSNLDAKLRVQTRTQIAALQRRLGTTTVYVTHDQVEAMTMGDRVAVLRNGTLQQFASPSDLYDNPANAFVAGFIGSPAMNLLTLPIVSDGVRIGENSTLQLERDQLSRLHDAGLSEVTVGVRPEQLELSDSGTIEVVVDLVEDLGSEAYLYTHAGPDVQLVARSLPRTPARLAETVKLRKTSDGVVHLFHPESGERL; from the coding sequence ATGGCATCCATTGCTTACAAGAACGCCACCTGCATCTACGAGGGCTCCGACAAGCTGGCGGTCGACTCGCTGAACCTCGACATCAACGACGGCGAGTTCGTGGTGCTGGTCGGGCCCTCGGGCTCGGGCAAGAGCACCGCGCTGCGCATGCTGGCCGGCCTCGAGGAGATCGACGAGGGCACCATCGAGATCGGCGGCAAGAACATGGTGGGCGTGCCGTCGAAGGACCGCGACATCGCGATGGTGTTCCAGAACTATGCGCTGTACCCCAACAAGACCGTCGCCGAGAACATGGGCTTCGCGCTGAAGCTGCGTGGGGTCTCGGCCGACGAGCGCCGCCGCAAGGTGGAGGAAGCGGCGAAACTGCTGGATCTCAGCGAGTTCCTGGACCGCAAGCCCGCCAAGCTGTCCGGCGGTCAGCGCCAGCGCGTGGCCATGGGCCGCGCCATCGTGCGTGAGCCGCAGGTGTTCTGCATGGACGAGCCGCTGTCCAACCTCGACGCCAAGCTGCGGGTGCAGACCCGTACCCAGATCGCCGCCCTGCAGCGGCGCCTGGGGACCACCACCGTCTACGTCACCCACGACCAGGTGGAAGCCATGACGATGGGGGACCGGGTGGCGGTGCTGCGCAACGGAACCCTGCAACAGTTCGCCTCGCCGTCGGATCTCTACGACAACCCCGCCAACGCGTTCGTCGCGGGATTCATCGGCTCGCCCGCGATGAACCTGCTGACCCTGCCCATCGTGTCCGACGGGGTGCGCATCGGGGAGAACTCGACGCTGCAGCTCGAACGCGACCAGTTGAGCAGGCTGCACGACGCCGGCCTGTCCGAGGTCACCGTCGGCGTTCGGCCCGAGCAGTTGGAACTCTCGGACTCCGGCACCATCGAGGTGGTGGTGGACCTGGTGGAGGACCTCGGCAGCGAGGCCTATCTGTACACGCACGCCGGCCCGGACGTGCAGCTGGTGGCCCGGTCGCTGCCACGTACCCCGGCCCGGCTGGCCGAGACCGTGAAACTGCGCAAGACGAGCGACGGCGTGGTGCATCTGTTCCATCCCGAGAGTGGGGAACGCCTCTAG